ACGACTGCAAAAAGTAACGTTGGTGATGTGCTGGTTGGTTTTCCATCGGTATCAACAAAGATATCTTCGCTCGCCATATCAATTCTGAACTCAGGAATGAATGTCAAAGGACCGGATTTCATGTTAGCTGAGAAGGTCAGGTCGATGACATTTGAACCAGAAGCAACACCTAAGTTAACGCCATCTGGATCATCAAAGTATTCACCTCTGAAGCCAAGGCCAAGCCCATCATTTACCATGTAGTTTAAGTAAAGTGCAGCGCCCATCCATGATTGATCATCAGCGCCGTCGGTATCAATTGAGATCATTTTATAAGTCGCATTCAAACCGACCATCAAGTCTTTAGAAGCTTGATAAGTACCAGTTAAATCAAACTGAGTGCCTTTTTGGTCGATAGCTTCGCGGCCATGCAACACGTTGAAATAAGCGCTCAACTCTTCGGATGGTGCGTAAGAGAGTTGGCAGCCATAGTGGTTAATGCCGTTTGCATCGGTTTTAGAATCGGTATCATTGAAAAGTCCAACCATGAAACCAAACTGGTCATTTACTGCATAGTCAGCTTTAACACCAGTGTGGTAGAATGGACCATTTGAGAACATATAAGAAGTGCTGTAGTTGAAGTTGCCAGTCGCATCAATTACTTCATAACCAACAAAGGTGCTGAAGTTACCAGCCGTAATGGTAAGATCATCAGTCGCAGCATAAGTCATAAACAATTGCTTAATCGCATCTGTTGAAGAGCCAGCGCTTCCATTTGCGGCATCAGCGCGTGGGCCCCATGCGAGGTCGGCAACAAAGCTGACTTTATCCATTTTCTGAGAAAGGATGACATTTGCCATGCCTAACTCAAATGAATTATGAACACCAGTGAAGCTGGTTTTCATCGCCTCTTCATTGAAATTGTAACCAAAATAAGCATCTACGCCCCCATGAACTTCCAGTCCACTTACTTCTTCTTTCTTTTCCGAGCCCTCAGTTTTAGCAGCATCCTGTGCTTTTGCTGTAAAAGCGACAAGAAGTAGCGCTACTAAAACAAGTAAAAATGATTTTTTCATTTTCGACACTGTTTTGTTTTAAATGTGTTTCAAGGTCAATGTTAGAATAAAAGGCGAAACAACGCCTTGGTGCGTAATTAATAAAAAACCAATTAATCACAAACTATCTTCGCTTCATGAAGCTTGTTTTTGTGACTGGATGCAAAGATAAGGGGCATAAAGGTTATATCCAAAAAATATCTAATTTTTTTAACAAAAATGTAGGATAAAGCTTAATTTTCTAAACGTTGCAGCATTTTATCAACAATATTGTGGAAATAATTTTACAATATTGTATTCAACTTTATCAAAAAAAATGCAATTATTCGATAGTAAAAGTGCCAACACCAAACATTTGTTAGGAATAAACCTTCAATAAAAATTCACCTTAATTTTTAACGTTAATTCAATGAAGTCACCTGCGTTAGGAAAATGCAACGAGCAGAAGCTTGTTTTGGAAGAGGGAAATACGGTTGAAGATTGAAGAAAGCTATCATTGCATTCAATACAAAAACTGCCAAAGTTTTGACTGATTTCACATTTTTTTTGTAGAAACGCGCACATCTCTGCGTTTCTACTTTTGCGGTCAAAAATATTTTCTAATCCGCATTTTCCACCGTCGCCTTTTGAATCACATCGCCGACTTCAATTTGATCGACAACCGCCATGCCACGAACGACTTTGCCAAACGGCGTGTATTGGCCGTCCAAATGAGGATAGTGCGAGTGCATGATGAAAAATTGCGAGCCTTCGGTGTCTTTGCCAGCTGAAGCCATGCCCACAATCCCGCGATCAAAGGATTGCGGCGTAAATTCCGAGCGGATGGTGTAGCCTGGGCCGCCTGTGCCATCGCCGTTCGGGTCGCCGCTTTGCACCACGAAGTTCGGCACGACACGATGAAAAGTTAGCCCGTCGTAGAAGCCCTGTTGCACAAGCTTCATAAAGTTTGCAACCGTGAATGTCGCTTCGCGCAAAAAAAGCTCGATTTCAATCGCGCCTTTGTCTGTTTCGAGCCGCACGACAGGATTTTTCTCAATTTCGCGATAAGGCGTCATGTCGATTTTCTTGGGCGGGATAAAGGTCGGCGGAATCGGAGCGTCCTTTCCGGTCACGAGCGTATAAACTTCGGACGCCTTGCGCCGAACCGAGAGGTCTTTGTAATAAATATATTTTTCGATCACTGGCACGCTGGACTTTTCCTTCAAATTGCCGAGCGATTCCAAAAGCTGCAAAATCGTGCTAACGTCTTCAGCATCAGCGAACATGTCTAACGCCTCACTTAGCACTTTCAAATATTTCTTTTTGGGCAAAAACTCGTCGGAAAGAATGGCCGAAATGGTCTTAACGGCGGCGGGACTGGGCGTTTTCTTCGCACTATGTTTTTTGAGCGCACGCAACAGCACGCCTTCAAAAAGGGTGTCCGTCGGCGTCCAATAGGAGCTGCCAGCCATTGTGTTGCGATAGACATTCCAGCATTGCCCCCAAGAATTGAGCGCCGCCGTGGCAATTTGCTTGCGATCGTCATTGACATGCTCGTAAAGCCAAGGCATAAAGTCCAAATTGATTTCCTGATTCGCAATTGCCAATTCCCCAACCGCAGCAAGCATGGCGGGCGTGTCCGTTTTTCGGTCAATTTCCTTCAACAAAAGTTTCTCCGCCACTCTGGGATAAGCTCGCACGAGCGTTTGCATCGCTTTGTTGCGTAAGCGAACGGACGGCGATTTGAGCAAGCGCCGAAGATGCGGCACAGCAAGCGTGTCGTGCGGCGTCAGTAGCGAGAGGGTGTTCAGGCAAGCGTCGAGCACATGCGGATGCGTGCTTGTGGCCAGCAACTCGGTGATGACTTTCGCCGCAATGGATTTATAGCCGCGCGTGGAGTTCAGGTATTTCGAGAGCGCTTGCGCTGCAAACGCGCTGATGCGCCAATCCGGGTCTTTTGCCGCCAGCAACACCGCATTGATGGTTTTCGGCGTAGCAAGTTTGCTCAGGGCAAAAACGGCGTGCATTCGCACTTCAGGATTTGACGATTCCGAGGCTTCGAGCAAAACCGGAATATGCGGATAAAGCAACGCACGATTTTGAATGCGCGAGAGCGCGTACATCGCGTAGTTCATGCCTTCTGTAACGGAATCCTTTGTGCTGAGATAAAGCGCTACCGCGCGCTGAGCCGCTTCGGGCAAAATTGTGTCGCGCATGGCAAAGCGAGCCAGCGAGAGCGCGGCGGCTTGCCTGAGCTCGATTTCTTGAAACGGCAAATTGATTAATTTTTTCAAAGCCGTTGAACTGCCGAATTTTCCCAGCGCATCCAAGAGCAAGGCTTTTGTGCGAACGTCCGTTTCAGTCTCAAGTTTTTCAAAAATCTCCGATTCATAAACAGAAATGCTTCCAGAATCCTGAACCGACTGTCCAAGCGCAAACGCTGCCATGCGGCGAACCGGCGCGCTGGGCGACGACAAACGCGCCGCAATGCGCCCCGCAACGCTATCGACTTGAAGGCTGCCAAGCGAAAGCAACACCTGTTCGTCAAGCTCGTCAAAAAAGCCGAAGTAGGAAATCACCTGTTTGGTATCGCGGTTATACGCGGCTTGCTTGAGCGCCACAATTGCCGAGTTTTCCAAAAATTGAGCAGGAAGCGGCGCGAGAAAACTAAAAAGAGCAATACACAGAAAAATAGCTTTTTTCATAGCGGTCAAACGGAAGCGGTCGTTTTAATATTTATGCGATGATGGATGAGCCTGTTATTTTTTCCCCGAAAAGCGAAAGCAAAACACAGAAGCGGTTGTGCGGCGTTGAACAAAAACAGCGCGTTTCATAGAACTTTCGTTTTGCATTCATGACAAGACAGCATCAAAATGCTATTTCGAAAAACGATTTGGTGGCACAACAGGCAACTTCACGGAAACAATTGCGCCACCAGCAACGGCGTTTTTCAAGTCCAATTCGCCGTGGTGTTCGCGAATAATTTTGTAGCAAATCGAAAGCCCCAAGCCGGTTCCGGAAGGCTTTGTCGTAAAAAACGGATCAAAGACTTTTTCAAAAGCTGATTCGGGAATGCCTGGCCCGCTGTCTTCAAACAAAGTTTCGACAAACGGCGTGAGCACGTGATTTATTCGCATCGAAGTTTTACGAGCCATTACTTTAATAAACGGCGGATTTCGGCGCTCAGCAGACGGCTGCTCTTTGATGGCTTCGATGGCGTTCATCAGTATATTTAAAAAAACTTGATGAATTTGGTCGGGATCGACCTTCACGGCGGGCAGCTCCGGTTCAAACTGCTTTTCAACCTGAATCTGATTTTCTTTAAGATTTTCAGTCAAAAGCGAAACCACGGCGTTCACAATGCTGGAAATTTCCACCTTGACCAAATATTGACGCCGATGCCGAGCAAACGCGAACGTATCTTCAATAAACGTGTTGATTCGATCAACCTCCTGCAAAATCCGCTGCGTATAATGATAATTATCGCTTTCTGGTTCTAAATCGTACATCATCGCCTGAACCATCGATTTGATGCCGGCCAACGGGTTTTTGACCTCGTGCGAAATGGCAGCGGCAATTTCACCAAGCGTTTGCATTTTTTCGGCTTTTTCGGCCTGAAAACGCAAATGCTTATCTTCGGTAATATCCTTAAACAACATCATGGCGCCGTCCAAGTGGCCATTTATCGAGTAGCGCGGCGAAATGGCGTATCCGATCGTGATATCTTGATCTTCATGACGAATGCGAAGTTCACCTCGATGCGACTCGCCTTGAACGAAAATTTTTTCCTTGTCCTGCTCACTCAGATTTAAAATCGCCGAAATATCTTTCCCTTGCAACCCCAATTCATCATCATCGCCAATCAGCTTTTCAGCCGCCCGATTAAACGAAATCACCTTCGCACTTTGATCGATGATGACCACCGCTTGCTGCATCTGATTTAAAAATCCACCGCTTTCACCACGATTCACATCGAAAGGAAATGCGTCGCAGGTTTTTTCGGCTAAAGTTTGCCGCACCACCACTTTGTTCTGGCGAACGCGAAGCCCACGATACACGGAGTTTGCAATTTCCACATTGTCATTGACCGGATCGCCGCTAATATAAACCACATCACACGCGCCGCAGCGAATGGCTCTTATGGCGTATTCAATTTTGTTTTCCGTAATCAACACAATGATGGGCGTTTGCACCAATCGTTGATGCAAATATTCTATCGACTCGCCGTCGTGTCCGTCATTGTTCAGGCCAAAATAAATCAGGTCGGTGTCTTGCGGAATGGCATCGAGGGCGGTGTGCGAAAAAATCTCAACTTTGTTGGCTTGTAACTTAATGGCGCGCTGAACTTGAACAATCAGCATCGATAAAGATGATACAATGGCAATGTTCGGCATAACTCAAACATGAATGAGGTTGTGAGCCTTTTTTTCAACGAAAAATAATATCGCTTTTCGTCGCTTAACTTAACCTAAAAAAACATTTCTCTTTTCATAATCGTGCGACTCGTTGATGACCGACAACATCGCCAGTTTTTAGCTGAACGCCCGAATCTTTTCGATAGCTTTTCAGCCGCATGCTACGCTTGTGATTTTTCTCTGAAAAAATGCTCAAAAATGATCCCGCGCTCACGATTTGGTTTCAGCGTCTTCCATCGAAGCCGGCGCTTGCTGCACTGTCGGTTTGGCGACTTCGACCACTTTTATCGCGAGTTGGAGGCTTTCACCAGCTTCAAGCTTCGACGGATAATATTTTGCAAATTTTACCAAATCGGCTTTTTCCAAAATGAGCTTCGCATTTTCGGCTTGCTCGCGAAGCTGCGCTTTCAACATGGCCGAGTGGATTTCGGCTGTCAGCTGCTCCTGAGCCGGAATTTGATAAAATCGTTCTAAGAACACGCGAAGCGCATCGCTCAAGTCGGTGTAGTAATTTCTATAATGAACCTCCGTTTCAAACGGATATTGCTTCAACGCACTGAGTTTTTCCATCGCCTCGTCGTAAGGCGGCTTTTGTGGTTTTGGTTTCGATGTGGTTGCAGGCGTTTGGCGGTTCTTGGCTTTATAAATCAAATACGCAAT
Above is a window of Chloroherpeton thalassium ATCC 35110 DNA encoding:
- a CDS encoding porin; translation: MKKSFLLVLVALLLVAFTAKAQDAAKTEGSEKKEEVSGLEVHGGVDAYFGYNFNEEAMKTSFTGVHNSFELGMANVILSQKMDKVSFVADLAWGPRADAANGSAGSSTDAIKQLFMTYAATDDLTITAGNFSTFVGYEVIDATGNFNYSTSYMFSNGPFYHTGVKADYAVNDQFGFMVGLFNDTDSKTDANGINHYGCQLSYAPSEELSAYFNVLHGREAIDQKGTQFDLTGTYQASKDLMVGLNATYKMISIDTDGADDQSWMGAALYLNYMVNDGLGLGFRGEYFDDPDGVNLGVASGSNVIDLTFSANMKSGPLTFIPEFRIDMASEDIFVDTDGKPTSTSPTLLFAVVYGF
- a CDS encoding peptidylprolyl isomerase, yielding MKKAIFLCIALFSFLAPLPAQFLENSAIVALKQAAYNRDTKQVISYFGFFDELDEQVLLSLGSLQVDSVAGRIAARLSSPSAPVRRMAAFALGQSVQDSGSISVYESEIFEKLETETDVRTKALLLDALGKFGSSTALKKLINLPFQEIELRQAAALSLARFAMRDTILPEAAQRAVALYLSTKDSVTEGMNYAMYALSRIQNRALLYPHIPVLLEASESSNPEVRMHAVFALSKLATPKTINAVLLAAKDPDWRISAFAAQALSKYLNSTRGYKSIAAKVITELLATSTHPHVLDACLNTLSLLTPHDTLAVPHLRRLLKSPSVRLRNKAMQTLVRAYPRVAEKLLLKEIDRKTDTPAMLAAVGELAIANQEINLDFMPWLYEHVNDDRKQIATAALNSWGQCWNVYRNTMAGSSYWTPTDTLFEGVLLRALKKHSAKKTPSPAAVKTISAILSDEFLPKKKYLKVLSEALDMFADAEDVSTILQLLESLGNLKEKSSVPVIEKYIYYKDLSVRRKASEVYTLVTGKDAPIPPTFIPPKKIDMTPYREIEKNPVVRLETDKGAIEIELFLREATFTVANFMKLVQQGFYDGLTFHRVVPNFVVQSGDPNGDGTGGPGYTIRSEFTPQSFDRGIVGMASAGKDTEGSQFFIMHSHYPHLDGQYTPFGKVVRGMAVVDQIEVGDVIQKATVENAD
- a CDS encoding ATP-binding response regulator, translated to MPNIAIVSSLSMLIVQVQRAIKLQANKVEIFSHTALDAIPQDTDLIYFGLNNDGHDGESIEYLHQRLVQTPIIVLITENKIEYAIRAIRCGACDVVYISGDPVNDNVEIANSVYRGLRVRQNKVVVRQTLAEKTCDAFPFDVNRGESGGFLNQMQQAVVIIDQSAKVISFNRAAEKLIGDDDELGLQGKDISAILNLSEQDKEKIFVQGESHRGELRIRHEDQDITIGYAISPRYSINGHLDGAMMLFKDITEDKHLRFQAEKAEKMQTLGEIAAAISHEVKNPLAGIKSMVQAMMYDLEPESDNYHYTQRILQEVDRINTFIEDTFAFARHRRQYLVKVEISSIVNAVVSLLTENLKENQIQVEKQFEPELPAVKVDPDQIHQVFLNILMNAIEAIKEQPSAERRNPPFIKVMARKTSMRINHVLTPFVETLFEDSGPGIPESAFEKVFDPFFTTKPSGTGLGLSICYKIIREHHGELDLKNAVAGGAIVSVKLPVVPPNRFSK